A single window of Abditibacteriota bacterium DNA harbors:
- a CDS encoding ABC transporter ATP-binding protein, with protein MLSLDHVSVSYGALQVLSDVSLRVNPGSWLMVAGPNGAGKSTLLNAVSGSAPYTGQIRVNGKDLKNQKPRETARFMGMLMQNHSVGYAFTVEEIVAMGRYPWNEGLFRRSDNRRYIDDALEKTGLTALKDQSVTTLSGGELQRCFLAQLLCQNTRIMLLDEPTNHLDLIYQKQVFDLIQKWLRDTGGAVVSVVHDLSLARLYGTEALLLDRGRTVALGPIEEALSPAHLQQVYGMDVREWFRQLGELWA; from the coding sequence ATGCTGTCACTCGATCACGTATCCGTGTCCTACGGAGCTCTGCAGGTACTCTCCGACGTCAGCCTGCGCGTCAACCCCGGCTCCTGGCTCATGGTGGCCGGGCCCAACGGGGCGGGCAAAAGCACCCTGCTCAACGCCGTCAGCGGCTCGGCGCCCTACACGGGGCAGATCAGGGTCAACGGCAAGGACCTGAAAAACCAGAAGCCCCGGGAGACGGCCCGCTTTATGGGCATGCTGATGCAGAACCACAGCGTGGGCTACGCCTTCACGGTGGAAGAAATAGTGGCCATGGGCAGATATCCCTGGAACGAGGGGCTGTTCAGAAGGTCGGACAACCGGCGCTATATAGACGACGCTTTGGAAAAGACGGGGCTGACGGCCCTGAAGGACCAGTCCGTCACCACCCTGTCGGGAGGCGAGCTGCAGCGGTGCTTTTTGGCGCAGCTCCTCTGTCAGAACACCCGCATCATGCTGCTGGACGAGCCCACCAACCACCTGGACCTCATATATCAGAAGCAGGTGTTTGACCTGATACAGAAGTGGCTCCGGGACACCGGCGGCGCCGTGGTGTCGGTGGTCCACGACCTGAGCCTGGCCCGGCTCTACGGCACCGAGGCCCTGCTCCTGGACAGGGGCAGGACCGTGGCCCTGGGGCCCATAGAGGAGGCCCTGTCCCCCGCCCACCTGCAGCAGGTTTACGGCATGGACGTGAGGGAGTGGTTCCGGCAGCTGGGAGAGCTGTGGGCATAG
- a CDS encoding ABC transporter substrate-binding protein — translation MKRLSLLLLVLVIAAGIMAGCGGEKKKPVKNATGSYTVTDMTGNTLHFVKPPKRVIAMNPADITNLIALGCLDMLVGRGEFCDSPSIIKSLPKVGTGPNTNAEEIIMLKPDLVIMNTMAQTKEHSEALEKAGIPVLTVKSDKLDDVPTTITLIAECLNKKSEGEEAVSTFWTRLEDLKNKCKGAPFEGKTVYFEVSPLSQGLWASGGSTFLNEIGKLLGLKNIFQKYTGWIQVSEEQVISRDPEIIVALCPDMDDKDAMLKEICSRKGWDKIKAIRDGRVFIVASDKLSQPSMALADGADELAADLFDAIEK, via the coding sequence ATGAAACGCCTGTCTCTATTGCTGTTGGTCCTCGTCATTGCCGCCGGTATCATGGCCGGCTGCGGAGGCGAGAAGAAAAAGCCTGTCAAGAACGCCACCGGGAGCTACACCGTCACCGACATGACGGGCAATACCCTGCATTTTGTCAAGCCTCCCAAGCGGGTGATAGCCATGAACCCGGCTGACATCACCAATCTCATCGCTCTTGGCTGCCTGGATATGCTGGTGGGCAGAGGCGAGTTTTGCGACAGTCCTTCCATCATCAAGAGCCTGCCCAAGGTAGGCACCGGCCCCAACACCAACGCCGAAGAGATCATCATGCTGAAGCCCGATCTGGTGATCATGAACACCATGGCCCAGACCAAGGAGCACTCCGAGGCTCTGGAAAAGGCGGGCATCCCCGTGCTCACCGTCAAGTCGGACAAGCTGGACGACGTGCCCACCACCATCACGCTCATAGCGGAATGCCTCAACAAAAAGTCCGAGGGCGAAGAAGCGGTGTCCACCTTCTGGACCCGTCTGGAGGACCTGAAAAACAAGTGCAAGGGAGCCCCCTTCGAGGGCAAGACCGTGTATTTTGAGGTGTCTCCCCTCAGCCAGGGCCTGTGGGCTTCCGGCGGCAGCACCTTCCTCAACGAGATAGGCAAGCTGCTGGGCCTCAAGAATATCTTCCAGAAATATACCGGCTGGATACAGGTCTCCGAGGAGCAGGTCATCAGCCGCGACCCGGAGATCATAGTGGCTCTCTGCCCCGACATGGACGACAAGGACGCCATGCTCAAGGAGATCTGCTCCCGCAAGGGCTGGGACAAGATCAAGGCTATCCGGGACGGCCGCGTGTTCATCGTTGCTTCCGACAAGCTGTCGCAGCCCAGCATGGCTCTGGCAGACGGAGCCGACGAGCTGGCCGCGGACCTCTTTGACGCCATTGAAAAATAA
- a CDS encoding iron ABC transporter permease yields the protein MLWLLLTICLIAAAVLCTAAGSVSVPAGKVLEAVGDLLAGRNSHTAYYSIITEIRLPRVLCTALTGAALALAGGAMQGLLRNPLADGSTLGVSSGAALGAILAIAARFSLFEGLGTAMSAILCAFLSLLIIMSLAYKIDCSLSTNTIILIGVIFTMFAGSITSLLITFAGDRIKTIMFWTMGSLAGSGYGDCLLLLVSLALFGAGILWHCEELNAFSAGEENARHIGIDVRRVKLIILICVSGLIGASVSVGGTIGFAGLVIPHMTRLVIGANHKRLLPACVFAGAIFLMLADLLARVIMRPLELPIGVITSFVGSIVFVYIFYHSSRLR from the coding sequence CTGCTGTGGCTGCTGCTGACCATTTGCCTCATAGCCGCCGCTGTCCTGTGCACGGCGGCCGGCAGCGTCAGCGTGCCTGCGGGGAAAGTGCTTGAGGCCGTCGGAGACCTGCTGGCAGGCAGGAACTCCCACACGGCCTACTATTCCATCATCACCGAGATACGTCTCCCGCGAGTGCTGTGTACGGCACTCACGGGAGCCGCTTTGGCTCTGGCCGGCGGCGCCATGCAGGGCCTCCTCCGGAACCCTCTGGCGGACGGCTCCACCCTGGGCGTCAGCAGCGGAGCGGCTCTGGGGGCCATATTGGCCATAGCAGCCCGCTTCAGCCTGTTTGAGGGGCTGGGCACCGCCATGTCCGCCATCCTCTGCGCCTTTTTGTCCCTGCTCATCATCATGTCCCTGGCCTACAAGATAGACTGCTCCCTCTCCACCAACACCATCATTCTCATAGGCGTCATCTTCACCATGTTTGCGGGCAGCATCACCAGCCTGCTCATCACCTTTGCGGGAGACAGGATCAAGACCATCATGTTCTGGACCATGGGCTCCCTGGCGGGCTCCGGCTACGGAGACTGTCTGCTGCTGCTGGTGTCCCTGGCCCTGTTCGGAGCGGGCATCCTGTGGCACTGCGAGGAGCTGAACGCCTTCAGCGCCGGAGAGGAAAACGCCCGCCACATAGGCATAGACGTGCGCCGGGTCAAGCTCATCATACTCATCTGCGTGTCCGGGCTCATAGGCGCCTCCGTATCCGTGGGCGGCACCATCGGCTTTGCCGGACTGGTGATCCCCCATATGACCCGGCTGGTCATAGGCGCCAATCACAAGAGGCTGCTGCCGGCCTGCGTCTTTGCCGGCGCCATATTCCTCATGCTGGCGGACCTGCTGGCCAGAGTGATCATGAGGCCTCTGGAGCTCCCCATAGGAGTCATCACCTCCTTTGTGGGCTCTATCGTCTTTGTGTATATATTCTATCATTCGTCAAGGCTCAGATAA